From the Halalkalicoccus sp. CGA53 genome, one window contains:
- the thrC gene encoding threonine synthase, which yields MSMELSAPIQEAPAVAEGGVWLECIETGEQYAPFEAVRYRSDPGHLLEVRYADPPGFDAFSGRGVWRYADALPLSGGVSLPEGDTPLHHVPRIRESVGVTDLRVKHEGMNPTGSFKDRGMTVGVAVARELGVDRLACASTGNTSAALAAYGARAGMEALVLLPAGKVAAGKVAQASLHGARILEVDGNFDTCLDIVQELANLGEAYLLNSLNPFRLEGQKTIGFEILEQYHEEEGSYPDRIVLPVGNAGNTAALFKAFRELVQTGAMERAEVPALTGVQAEGAAPLVEAVEAGASEVTRWESVETRATAIRIGNPVNAPKALPGIRETGGTAVAVSDEEITAAQRSLAEEGVGVEPASAASVAGLRKLRDDGVVGSDERVVCLTTGHLLKDPDAAAAAGADPEPVPGDTEGVLEHLTGTTV from the coding sequence ATGAGCATGGAGCTTTCGGCACCGATCCAGGAGGCACCCGCGGTCGCGGAGGGGGGCGTCTGGCTGGAGTGTATCGAGACCGGCGAGCAGTACGCGCCGTTCGAGGCGGTCCGCTACCGGAGCGACCCCGGACACTTACTGGAGGTAAGGTACGCCGACCCGCCGGGATTCGACGCCTTCTCCGGTCGCGGCGTCTGGCGCTACGCCGACGCGCTCCCGCTCTCCGGGGGCGTCTCGTTACCGGAAGGAGACACTCCGCTGCACCACGTCCCCCGGATCCGCGAATCGGTCGGCGTCACGGACCTCAGGGTCAAACACGAGGGGATGAACCCGACGGGGAGCTTCAAGGACAGGGGGATGACCGTCGGGGTCGCGGTCGCCCGAGAACTCGGCGTCGACCGCCTCGCGTGCGCCTCGACCGGAAACACGAGCGCCGCGCTGGCCGCGTACGGTGCACGCGCCGGGATGGAGGCCCTGGTGCTGCTCCCCGCCGGAAAGGTCGCCGCGGGGAAGGTCGCCCAGGCGAGCCTCCACGGCGCGCGCATCCTCGAGGTCGACGGCAACTTCGACACGTGTCTCGACATCGTCCAAGAGCTGGCGAATCTGGGCGAGGCGTACCTCCTCAACTCGCTCAACCCCTTTCGACTAGAGGGACAGAAGACGATCGGGTTCGAGATCCTGGAGCAGTATCACGAGGAGGAGGGCAGTTACCCCGACAGGATCGTCCTGCCGGTCGGGAACGCTGGCAACACCGCGGCGTTGTTCAAGGCGTTTCGCGAACTCGTCCAGACGGGAGCGATGGAGAGAGCGGAGGTACCGGCGCTCACCGGCGTGCAGGCGGAGGGCGCGGCCCCGCTCGTGGAGGCGGTCGAGGCGGGTGCGAGCGAGGTGACTCGGTGGGAGTCGGTCGAGACGCGGGCGACGGCGATCAGGATCGGCAACCCGGTGAACGCACCGAAGGCGCTGCCCGGCATCAGGGAGACGGGCGGGACGGCGGTCGCGGTGAGCGACGAGGAGATCACGGCCGCACAGCGCTCGCTCGCCGAGGAGGGCGTCGGCGTCGAACCCGCCTCCGCGGCGAGCGTGGCTGGCCTGCGGAAACTGCGAGATGACGGCGTCGTCGGTTCAGACGAACGCGTCGTCTGTCTCACGACCGGCCACCTGCTGAAGGACCCCGACGCGGCCGCGGCGGCGGGCGCCGATCCCGAACCGGTCCCGGGCGACACGGAGGGCGTTCTCGAGCACCTGACCGGAACCACGGTGTAG